In Streptomyces sp. Li-HN-5-11, the sequence CGACCCTCGCCGCCCTGGAGGCGGGCCGCACCCTCGCGCTCGCCAACAAGGAGTCGCTCATCGTCGGCGGGCCCCTGGTGAAGGCGCTCGCCAAGCCGGGCCAGATCATCCCGGTGGACTCCGAGCACGCCGCGCTGTTCCAGGCCCTCGCCGCCGGCACCAGGGCCGACGTCCGCAAGCTCGTCGTCACCGCCTCCGGCGGCCCCTTCCGGGGCCGTAGCAGGCAAGAGCTCGCGAACGTCACCGTCGAGGACGCCCTCGCGCATCCCACCTGGGCCATGGGCCCGGTGATCACCATCAACTCCGCCACCCTCGTCAACAAGGGCCTGGAGGTCATCGAGGCCCACCTGCTGTACGACATTCCCTTCGATCGCATTGAGGTGGTCGTGCACCCGCAGTCGTATGTCCACTCGATGATTGAGTTCACGGACGGATCGACGATCGCCCAGGCGACGCCCCCCGACATGCGCGGGCCCATCGCCATCGGCCTCGGCTGGCCCGAGCGCGTCCCGGACGCGGCACCGGCCTTCGACTGGAGCAAGGCGTCGACGTGGGAGTTCTTCCCGCTCGACAACGACGCCTTCCCGTCGGTCGGCCTCGCCCGGCACGTGGGTGAGCTCGCGGGCACCGCCCCGGCGGTGTTCAATGCGGCCAACGAGGAGTGCGTGGAGGCGTTCCGCACCGGCGCGCTGCCGTTCAACGGGATCATGGAGACCGTGACACGGGTCGTCGAGGAGCACGGCGTCCCGCGCACGGGAACTTCACTCACCGTGTCGGACGTCCTCGAAGCGGAGACCTGGGCGCGGGCCCGGGCCCGGGAACTGACGGCGCAGACGGCTTCGGCCACCGCGGAGGCGCGTGCATGACATCCCTGATGATGGTCCTCGGCATAGTGATCTTCGTGGTCGGTCTGCTGGTCTCGATCGCCTGGCACGAGCTGGGGCATCTGTCCACCGCCAAGCTCTTCGGCATCCGCGTGCCGCAGTACATGGTCGGCTTCGGGCCCACCGTCTGGTCGCGGAAGAAGGGCGAGACGGAGTACGGCTTCAAGGCCATCCCGTTCGGCGGCTACATCCGCATGATCGGGATGTTCCCGCCGGGCGACGACGGCCGGATCACCGCCCGCTCCACCTCGCCGTGGCGCGGCATGATCGAGGACGCCCGCTCGGCCGCCTACGAGGAGCTCGGGCCCGGCGACGAGAAGCGCCTGTTCTACACGCGCGCCCCGTGGAAGCGGGTCATCGTGATGTTCGCGGGCCCCTTCATGAACCTGATCCTGGCCGTGGCGCTGTTCCTCACGGTCCTGATGGGCTTCGGCATCTCCCAGCAGACGACGACGGTCAGCTCGGTCTCCCAGTGCGTCATCGCCCAGAGCGAGAACCGCGACACCTGCAAGAAGTCCGACGCCCTCTCCCCGGCCGCCGCCGCGGGCCTGAAGGCCGGCGACAAGATCGTCTCCTTCGACGGGGTGAAGACCGACAGCTGGAACAAGCTGTCCGACCT encodes:
- the dxr gene encoding 1-deoxy-D-xylulose-5-phosphate reductoisomerase — its product is MSDSPAPLADPHLVFDPVAGDGPKDVVVLGSTGSIGTQAIDLVLRNPDRFRVTGLSANGTRAGLLAEQAHRLGARTVAVAREDAVPALREALTARYGPTEPLPEILAGPDAATQLAASECHTVLNGITGSIGLAPTLAALEAGRTLALANKESLIVGGPLVKALAKPGQIIPVDSEHAALFQALAAGTRADVRKLVVTASGGPFRGRSRQELANVTVEDALAHPTWAMGPVITINSATLVNKGLEVIEAHLLYDIPFDRIEVVVHPQSYVHSMIEFTDGSTIAQATPPDMRGPIAIGLGWPERVPDAAPAFDWSKASTWEFFPLDNDAFPSVGLARHVGELAGTAPAVFNAANEECVEAFRTGALPFNGIMETVTRVVEEHGVPRTGTSLTVSDVLEAETWARARARELTAQTASATAEARA